The following coding sequences are from one Mycoplasma tullyi window:
- the recO gene encoding DNA repair protein RecO has protein sequence MSSITKKGYIIDYFDHNENDQIIKILFNDNTLTSLISIGSKKILSKNGRYITLGSLHDFEFFQARSIERLSKLKKIHKIDTKDATISESLPMVVMHHYLNKKSGDLENNFFNFYDDVINYVTKQTYSDETIIIYILLNIINLEGIAFQLLNCGICNSKQVITLSFKSMHGLCEKCAYDQHEFLYDKNFMRNIFWLIYKNDYEVSTLDTRQYISLIKGLASAIYHNAGIYLEPVFSHLIKLK, from the coding sequence ATGAGTTCTATAACCAAAAAAGGCTATATTATTGATTATTTTGATCATAATGAAAATGATCAAATCATCAAAATCTTATTTAATGATAATACCCTAACTAGTTTAATTAGTATAGGAAGTAAAAAGATCCTATCAAAAAACGGTAGATACATCACACTAGGATCTTTACATGACTTTGAGTTTTTTCAAGCTCGATCAATTGAGCGACTTTCAAAACTCAAAAAGATCCATAAGATTGATACAAAAGATGCTACCATTAGTGAATCCTTACCAATGGTTGTTATGCATCATTATTTGAATAAGAAAAGTGGTGATTTAGAAAACAATTTCTTTAATTTTTATGATGATGTGATCAATTATGTAACTAAGCAAACATACAGTGATGAAACAATTATTATCTACATTTTATTGAACATCATCAATCTAGAAGGAATCGCATTCCAACTACTTAATTGTGGAATCTGTAATAGCAAACAAGTAATCACTTTATCATTTAAAAGTATGCATGGCTTGTGTGAAAAATGTGCATATGATCAACATGAATTCTTATATGACAAGAATTTTATGCGTAATATTTTTTGGTTAATATATAAAAATGATTATGAAGTTTCTACTTTAGACACTAGACAATATATATCTTTAATAAAGGGATTGGCCAGCGCAATTTATCACAATGCAGGCATTTATTTGGAACCAGTGTTTAGTCATTTAATTAAATTAAAATAA
- the era gene encoding GTPase Era has protein sequence MKKSGIVVITGLASVGKSTLINKIANSKVAIISKYDQTTRNVIAHKIVHDKIDYLLLDTPGFHKSFNKLSLFLNSEIKQAYKHAHACILIVDSTKKPTEDFINLLKIMKSYEMNNLIVIYSKIDLIKNEENINETQQLINESFKVVKTIKANLLTDDLNDTIDEGLEQLLDENYELPESELDENEKDNFEIKEIIREKILNNTFQEVPHSVAVIIEAKKYDQEKKLFNIECAIVTERESQKKIIIGKQGSMIKKIGIQARNELLNIYDCKINLKLFVKVEKEWRNDDYLIKSLGHKKWVL, from the coding sequence ATGAAAAAATCAGGAATTGTTGTCATTACTGGGTTAGCAAGTGTTGGAAAATCAACTTTAATTAATAAGATTGCCAACAGTAAAGTTGCAATCATTTCTAAATATGATCAAACAACAAGAAACGTTATTGCTCACAAGATCGTTCATGACAAGATCGATTATTTATTATTAGACACTCCTGGATTTCATAAGAGTTTTAATAAACTAAGTCTTTTTTTAAATAGTGAAATCAAACAAGCTTATAAACATGCTCATGCTTGTATTCTAATTGTTGATAGCACTAAAAAGCCAACTGAAGATTTCATTAATCTCTTAAAAATTATGAAATCATATGAGATGAATAATTTGATTGTGATCTATTCAAAAATAGATCTAATAAAAAATGAAGAGAATATCAATGAAACTCAACAGTTAATTAATGAATCATTCAAAGTTGTTAAGACAATTAAAGCTAATTTATTAACAGATGATTTAAATGATACGATCGATGAAGGATTAGAACAACTGTTAGATGAAAATTACGAACTGCCTGAATCTGAACTAGATGAAAACGAAAAAGATAATTTTGAAATTAAAGAAATTATCCGAGAAAAAATCTTAAATAATACTTTTCAAGAAGTGCCTCATTCTGTAGCAGTTATCATTGAAGCAAAGAAATACGATCAAGAAAAAAAGTTGTTCAATATTGAATGTGCAATTGTAACAGAACGCGAATCGCAAAAAAAGATCATCATTGGTAAACAAGGATCAATGATTAAAAAGATCGGAATTCAAGCTCGTAATGAGTTACTAAACATCTACGATTGTAAAATCAATCTTAAACTCTTTGTTAAAGTTGAAAAAGAATGACGTAACGATGATTATTTAATAAAGTCATTAGGTCATAAAAAATGAGTTCTATAA
- the ybeY gene encoding rRNA maturation RNase YbeY, with protein MINHFDLKKIPSNIKEDFSAILEIINKCFSSHFKVKNDLFYELSFVSEKQSLELNSSLRNKEYVADVISVCMWENADMITPLLGEIFICSKKIAKDAIKYEVNFWYLLIRMIIHGLLHLLEFDHEQSDAYEYVTLSIQEQIVEQVIKTAKKKLWKNQELLSLLG; from the coding sequence ATGATTAATCATTTTGATTTAAAAAAGATTCCATCAAATATCAAAGAAGATTTTAGTGCAATATTAGAGATCATTAATAAATGCTTTTCATCACATTTTAAAGTCAAAAACGATCTATTTTATGAACTTAGTTTTGTTAGTGAAAAACAAAGTTTAGAACTAAACTCTTCATTAAGAAATAAAGAATATGTCGCTGATGTAATTAGTGTTTGTATGTGAGAAAACGCAGATATGATTACTCCACTACTAGGTGAAATCTTTATTTGTTCAAAAAAGATAGCAAAAGATGCGATCAAATATGAAGTTAATTTTTGATACTTATTAATCAGAATGATTATTCACGGATTATTACACCTATTAGAGTTTGATCATGAACAAAGTGATGCCTATGAATATGTCACTTTAAGTATTCAAGAACAAATTGTCGAGCAGGTGATTAAAACAGCTAAAAAGAAACTATGAAAAAATCAGGAATTGTTGTCATTACTGGGTTAG
- a CDS encoding cysteine peptidase family C39 domain-containing protein yields the protein MRLIKQTENNDCGIAVIRMLYNHYFDHDLNDFLIKADTHISNSGININQFEDIASKHHLLCESYQASFDELIKLNDKYLVCLLKAEDFNHFVIVKKKNSSFIVYDPGSNNVQSIAHEEFEKVFAGIIIKVSPDYLNYTKPDYDTKFSFARIISFKYILIFLVIELLITATSIGLTFLFKILINDVINTSVINNILIIIVTFILIKVINLVGSGLLSIWQQQLIKNQYQYWWSQLLSTFSLPKTIKLIKDDIGKIYKYDEFLLNCLEFYIKKVASFINNILIVVVAIILLYRIHIFFLFITLFQSFVSLVYLLLNLFWFKGYKQKARELQIKQQTYLYEFHKTIVNTQHQTFYQQWTNDVKEVFSDNLNLNKKINQSANFSNAIFELIKYFITCITLVVGISLILNLNTIDLATLIYVSTLQGLLIGSIDGLIKFMNESYEFRIAKSNIHNLILLQKEPQNLTNYSRKINSIQFKNVYLFFDAQPIFNDLNLTINEPVFLSARNASGKSTLIKSIIKRQLLSSGEIFINEMNINKYSNQWLLNNVVYLSDQKSNVELSNEWLIEFLKKNKRPELLEIIEYFKLFDADKYNLSSGQNQVLKLLHSYNSRNKLFLLDEVLNNIDEAIKHQVFQIIIKQIVKNNLTIMIEHDHSFSRYFKKQINLHEYQ from the coding sequence GTGAGATTAATTAAGCAAACAGAAAATAATGATTGTGGCATAGCTGTAATCAGAATGCTATATAACCATTATTTTGATCATGATCTAAATGATTTTCTAATCAAAGCTGACACGCATATATCTAATAGTGGTATTAATATCAATCAGTTTGAAGATATTGCTAGTAAACATCATTTATTATGTGAGTCTTATCAAGCTAGTTTTGATGAATTAATAAAACTAAATGATAAGTATTTAGTGTGTTTATTAAAAGCTGAAGATTTTAATCATTTTGTTATTGTCAAGAAGAAAAATTCTTCTTTTATAGTTTATGATCCTGGCAGTAATAATGTTCAGAGCATTGCTCATGAAGAATTTGAGAAAGTTTTTGCTGGCATTATTATTAAAGTTAGTCCCGATTATCTTAACTATACAAAACCTGACTATGACACCAAATTTAGTTTTGCAAGAATAATTAGTTTCAAATATATTCTGATCTTTTTAGTTATTGAATTATTGATTACTGCAACTAGTATTGGGCTGACGTTTTTATTTAAGATCCTAATTAATGATGTGATAAATACTTCGGTAATTAATAACATTTTGATTATTATTGTTACTTTTATCTTGATCAAAGTTATTAATCTAGTTGGATCAGGATTATTAAGTATTTGACAACAGCAATTGATTAAGAATCAGTATCAGTATTGATGATCACAGTTACTATCAACTTTCAGTTTACCTAAAACGATTAAGTTGATTAAAGATGACATAGGAAAGATCTATAAATACGATGAGTTTTTATTAAACTGTTTAGAGTTTTATATAAAAAAAGTTGCAAGTTTTATTAACAACATTTTGATTGTTGTTGTCGCAATCATTTTGTTATATCGAATTCACATCTTCTTTTTGTTTATTACCTTATTTCAAAGCTTTGTTTCATTAGTTTATTTGCTACTAAATTTATTCTGATTTAAAGGATATAAACAAAAAGCTAGAGAACTACAGATTAAACAACAAACCTATTTATATGAGTTTCACAAAACAATTGTTAATACACAACACCAAACGTTCTATCAACAATGGACTAATGATGTTAAAGAGGTGTTCAGTGACAACTTAAATCTAAATAAAAAGATAAACCAAAGTGCAAATTTTAGTAATGCAATTTTTGAACTTATTAAATATTTCATAACATGTATTACCTTAGTTGTAGGGATCTCTTTAATCCTTAATTTAAACACTATAGATCTAGCTACTTTAATCTATGTAAGTACATTACAAGGTTTATTAATTGGTAGTATTGATGGATTGATTAAATTTATGAATGAATCATATGAATTTAGAATCGCAAAATCTAATATTCATAATTTGATTTTATTGCAAAAAGAACCGCAAAATTTAACAAATTACTCAAGAAAAATTAATTCAATACAGTTTAAAAATGTTTACTTATTTTTTGATGCGCAACCTATCTTTAATGATTTAAATTTAACGATCAATGAGCCTGTATTCTTATCCGCAAGAAACGCCAGCGGTAAATCGACTTTAATTAAATCAATCATTAAACGTCAACTATTATCATCAGGTGAGATCTTTATCAACGAAATGAATATTAATAAGTATTCAAACCAATGATTGTTGAATAACGTGGTTTATCTTTCGGATCAGAAAAGTAATGTAGAACTCAGTAATGAATGACTAATTGAATTCCTTAAGAAAAACAAGCGACCAGAATTATTAGAAATTATCGAGTATTTCAAACTTTTTGATGCTGATAAATACAATCTTAGTTCTGGTCAAAATCAAGTATTAAAACTATTGCATTCTTACAACTCTAGAAATAAATTATTTTTACTAGATGAAGTGTTAAATAATATTGATGAAGCAATCAAACATCAAGTTTTTCAAATCATTATTAAACAGATTGTTAAAAACAACTTAACCATCATGATTGAACATGATCATAGTTTTAGTAGATATTTTAAAAAACAGATTAACCTACATGAATACCAATAA
- a CDS encoding FtsZ/tubulin family protein, which translates to MFDQRDKKPDISLEAMQEELIKLQKEMQAELMKDSSVINQIKLGYFDDQDVVNKQPVIKKDLVPQEKIKYFVSKYKKNYKIKIIGIGGAGNNIVEDIIRQYPDLVSENLIFYQLNTDCKHLNQLAQGRSKAIRYLIDSPYTFGNGAGGDVEKARLAISQYFDSELDEILTDCDICIVIAGLGKGTGSAGSTYIINKAASKKIITLAYVVIPPNTEGSISYEKATDALYDLLKNANAISQLRMDDINKNLNYLSVVNRNQEISNNIGLSIKTIVNLINEQTIHNLDYADLITFFTKKDQLAYEFLVKEIKLSSSQENLVAQKLLSDDWLDANQLIVIYQLSKQLPGRLYDELNARIKASVNKNAHIVFGSKYIEGDENIITILGKKTSSLIHAKNPLALESFNLIDRSDEQIKNDLSNDYLRNNSKLLEQKLAVINQEPPEYTFRATNRVNGKIETSSILSLLDDEE; encoded by the coding sequence ATGTTTGATCAAAGAGATAAAAAACCTGACATAAGTCTTGAAGCAATGCAAGAAGAATTAATCAAACTGCAAAAAGAAATGCAAGCAGAGTTGATGAAGGATTCTAGTGTTATTAATCAGATTAAATTAGGTTATTTTGATGATCAAGATGTTGTTAATAAACAACCTGTTATAAAAAAAGATTTAGTACCACAAGAAAAGATTAAGTATTTTGTTAGTAAATACAAAAAGAACTACAAGATTAAGATTATTGGGATTGGTGGTGCTGGAAATAATATCGTTGAAGATATAATACGTCAATACCCTGATCTAGTTAGTGAAAACTTAATCTTTTATCAATTAAATACTGATTGCAAGCACTTAAATCAGTTAGCCCAAGGAAGATCTAAAGCAATTAGATATCTAATTGATTCACCTTATACGTTTGGTAATGGTGCTGGGGGAGATGTTGAAAAAGCAAGGTTGGCGATCTCACAATATTTTGATAGTGAACTTGATGAGATCTTAACAGATTGTGATATCTGTATTGTGATTGCAGGATTAGGTAAAGGAACTGGAAGTGCAGGTTCAACTTATATTATTAATAAGGCTGCATCTAAAAAAATTATCACATTAGCATATGTGGTAATCCCTCCTAATACAGAAGGTAGTATTAGTTATGAAAAAGCCACTGATGCTTTATACGATCTCTTAAAAAATGCTAACGCGATCAGTCAACTACGCATGGATGATATTAATAAGAATTTAAATTATCTGTCTGTGGTTAATCGTAACCAAGAGATTAGCAACAACATTGGTTTATCAATTAAAACGATCGTTAATTTAATTAACGAACAAACGATTCACAATCTCGATTATGCTGATCTGATCACTTTTTTTACAAAAAAAGATCAGTTAGCTTATGAGTTCTTGGTGAAAGAGATTAAACTCTCAAGTAGCCAAGAAAACTTGGTAGCACAAAAACTACTAAGTGATGATTGATTAGATGCTAACCAGTTGATTGTCATTTATCAACTCAGCAAACAATTACCCGGAAGATTGTATGATGAGCTTAATGCTAGAATCAAAGCTTCAGTAAACAAAAACGCCCATATTGTGTTTGGGTCTAAGTATATTGAAGGTGATGAGAATATCATTACGATTCTTGGCAAAAAGACTAGTAGTTTGATCCATGCTAAAAATCCTTTAGCATTAGAATCATTTAATTTAATTGATCGCTCTGATGAACAAATTAAGAATGATTTGAGCAATGATTATCTGCGAAACAATTCCAAACTGTTAGAACAAAAACTAGCTGTAATTAACCAAGAACCTCCTGAATACACGTTTAGAGCTACTAATCGTGTAAATGGCAAAATTGAAACCAGTAGTATCCTAAGTCTACTGGATGATGAAGAATAG
- the rsmH gene encoding 16S rRNA (cytosine(1402)-N(4))-methyltransferase RsmH — protein sequence MIINNTIHYPVLLKEVIDHLITKKDGIYLDLTIGFGGHSYNIINSLDESARLIGFDQDIQAINHCQQLFSEYKNVDLINDNFVNLKKHLQAMQIDKIDGCLIDLGVSSYQLDEPLRGFSYHSLGRLDMRMDQSKEVDATKLIQNSSVNDLVKIMRNYGEIKDPYRVVVALKKAFEQKELNTLETVELIKKNVNKAELYANKHPARKYFQALRIAVNNELEVLEKLLTYLPNYLNPGGRITIITFHSLEEKIVKKVFRNLASTSNLNNLPINNELLKKYINHFNKGLSPSKEELDKNRRSRSAKLFVLEKTTN from the coding sequence ATGATCATTAATAATACGATTCACTATCCGGTTTTATTAAAAGAAGTGATTGATCACTTGATCACTAAAAAGGATGGAATTTATTTAGATCTCACGATTGGGTTTGGCGGTCATAGTTACAACATCATTAATAGCTTAGATGAATCTGCTAGATTAATTGGCTTTGATCAAGATATTCAAGCAATAAATCATTGTCAACAATTATTTAGTGAATATAAAAATGTTGATTTAATTAATGACAACTTCGTTAATTTAAAAAAACATTTGCAAGCAATGCAGATTGATAAGATCGATGGTTGTTTAATTGATCTGGGCGTGTCTAGTTATCAACTAGATGAACCACTTCGAGGATTTAGTTATCACTCACTTGGTCGATTGGATATGAGAATGGATCAATCAAAAGAAGTTGATGCAACTAAGTTGATTCAAAATTCAAGTGTTAATGATCTGGTCAAGATCATGCGCAACTATGGTGAAATCAAAGATCCTTATCGGGTTGTAGTTGCACTTAAAAAAGCATTCGAACAAAAAGAATTAAACACTCTTGAAACTGTTGAACTAATTAAAAAGAATGTTAATAAAGCTGAACTGTATGCAAATAAACACCCTGCTAGAAAGTATTTCCAAGCCCTGCGGATTGCTGTTAATAATGAATTAGAAGTTCTAGAAAAGCTCTTAACTTATCTTCCCAATTATCTAAATCCAGGTGGAAGAATCACAATCATCACTTTTCATTCACTAGAAGAAAAGATCGTTAAAAAAGTTTTTAGAAACCTAGCTTCAACTTCAAACCTTAACAATTTACCAATCAACAACGAATTACTTAAAAAATATATTAACCATTTCAACAAAGGACTAAGTCCTAGTAAAGAAGAACTTGATAAGAATCGAAGATCACGTTCAGCCAAACTATTCGTCCTAGAAAAAACCACTAACTAA
- the mraZ gene encoding division/cell wall cluster transcriptional repressor MraZ produces MFIGNYQHNIDPKGRLSIPAKLRSLIQDSVVLSRGLDGCLELRTNQEFENYANKFLSQSNNKQQNRNYKRLLFANSLTIDVDSANRILIPANFKKMANLNKEVVIIGMGDHIELWDVNAYEEFNQANFDKFNELAESMDDDH; encoded by the coding sequence ATGTTTATTGGCAACTATCAACATAATATCGATCCTAAAGGCAGATTAAGTATTCCTGCTAAATTAAGAAGTTTAATTCAAGATAGTGTTGTGCTATCAAGAGGGCTTGATGGATGTTTAGAATTACGTACTAATCAAGAGTTTGAAAACTACGCAAATAAGTTCTTAAGTCAATCAAATAATAAACAACAAAACCGTAATTACAAACGTTTATTATTTGCTAACTCACTAACGATTGATGTTGATAGTGCTAATCGTATCTTGATTCCAGCAAACTTTAAAAAGATGGCAAATCTTAATAAAGAAGTTGTAATCATTGGTATGGGTGATCACATCGAATTGTGAGATGTGAATGCTTATGAAGAATTCAATCAAGCTAACTTTGATAAGTTCAATGAGTTAGCTGAATCAATGGATGATGATCATTAA
- the scpB gene encoding SMC-Scp complex subunit ScpB — protein sequence MKTKIKKITKKFSLKKETEVEPLSTQEIMDDQKEFSQAIDKLTAKKQKPTFEDIGNSTVDFETDDNDKFYESVREAIEKTSEIVDDLDQAELNNKSSDQKELSAKAIIQAALYVAGRNGMTLQELNKILPKIHQDQLYKELEEMIYNYDQNLNFGLTIKNYGGRYKILTKAAVKKDMQRYVSERFKNPLNKSLMEVLAIVAYNQPCTRVRINEIRGVDSLSLVDNLLEKGLIVEVGRADTPGRPFLYNVSEKFFDLFGIESVDDLPQIKHFDPDSYQEGNFFDSNRYDENE from the coding sequence ATGAAAACAAAGATTAAAAAGATAACTAAGAAATTTAGCCTTAAAAAAGAAACAGAAGTTGAACCACTATCAACTCAAGAGATTATGGATGATCAAAAAGAGTTTTCACAAGCAATTGATAAGTTAACAGCTAAAAAACAAAAACCAACGTTTGAAGATATCGGGAACTCAACCGTTGATTTTGAAACTGATGATAATGATAAGTTCTATGAGTCTGTTCGTGAAGCGATTGAAAAAACCAGTGAGATTGTTGATGATCTAGATCAAGCAGAACTAAATAATAAATCATCAGATCAAAAAGAGTTATCAGCTAAAGCAATTATTCAAGCAGCACTATATGTTGCTGGAAGAAACGGGATGACACTTCAAGAACTAAATAAGATCTTACCTAAGATCCACCAAGATCAGTTATATAAAGAGTTAGAAGAAATGATCTATAACTATGATCAAAACCTTAACTTTGGTTTAACGATTAAAAACTATGGTGGCAGATATAAGATCTTAACTAAGGCTGCTGTTAAAAAAGATATGCAACGATACGTTTCTGAACGATTTAAAAATCCACTAAACAAGAGTTTAATGGAAGTATTAGCGATCGTTGCATACAATCAACCCTGTACAAGAGTAAGAATTAATGAGATCAGAGGAGTTGACTCATTAAGTTTAGTTGATAACTTATTAGAAAAAGGGTTGATTGTTGAAGTTGGTCGAGCTGACACACCTGGTCGTCCTTTCTTATATAATGTGTCAGAAAAATTCTTTGATCTATTTGGAATTGAATCAGTTGATGATTTACCCCAAATCAAACATTTTGACCCCGATTCTTATCAAGAAGGTAACTTCTTTGATTCGAATCGTTATGATGAGAACGAATAA
- the scpA gene encoding segregation/condensation protein A has product MIKLIWCEDNNHGIAKNNNIPWSIPDELNHFKDATTNHPIIMGYNTYNVINKNLDNQAKIIISKKHQHELKNKNELFLYSDLKKALIDFNIVDLFIIGGKKTIENGLKYADQLVISKLKDNYDCDLFVNVNYDDFSLVDTKQYDSFKVEYWNRKPNTKKPEDLIEELNINLNDDFLNLSFKHFSGPFDLLLHLIKDKKMDIMSLDLFELTNQYFAYINKNIINLDQVSDYLYMACELLRIKSDLSIPNFEDENKIDLNNDDERDRIVKRIIEYKRYSELLPSLQKMQLERFSLFAKEEDDWDVFKLTSNDLLEAPLPDYVNPKKLKKAMERVFEKLKIKTITEHKIVIEELSIEDVKAEILAIIKKLLNDQYERYVDLEEIFSQIDPKKFTIRYFVTTFVCLLMLVREQKIDLSQKQDDESISACLVDPAKIVQTQESIQEVIERQQQDELELKESMKKLQEERKQSFFKQREEYLKKKYGEYYVSREDYHKLTPEEKINIRINQRKIDEQEKLNKAKAQNLLDENNEIIDLKAKKPSAKQILYEADLIVQQLDDLINDKQEDYDSEAKLEALHTGLIKLDDEDNQEVNNIEEQNELE; this is encoded by the coding sequence ATGATCAAACTTATCTGATGTGAAGATAACAATCATGGGATTGCTAAAAATAATAATATTCCTTGATCAATCCCTGATGAATTAAATCACTTTAAAGATGCAACCACCAACCACCCAATCATTATGGGGTATAACACCTATAATGTGATTAATAAGAATTTAGATAATCAAGCAAAGATCATCATATCTAAAAAACATCAGCATGAATTAAAAAATAAGAATGAACTATTCTTATATTCAGATCTTAAAAAAGCCCTAATCGATTTTAATATTGTTGATCTCTTTATTATTGGTGGTAAAAAGACGATTGAAAATGGTCTTAAGTATGCAGATCAATTAGTGATCTCCAAACTAAAAGACAATTATGATTGTGATCTATTTGTTAATGTTAATTATGATGACTTTAGTTTAGTAGATACTAAACAATATGATTCATTTAAAGTTGAATATTGAAATCGTAAACCTAATACTAAAAAACCAGAAGATCTAATTGAAGAATTAAATATCAACTTAAATGATGATTTCTTAAATCTATCATTTAAGCACTTTAGTGGTCCTTTTGATCTATTATTACATCTTATCAAAGATAAGAAGATGGATATCATGTCATTAGATCTATTTGAATTAACTAATCAATACTTTGCTTATATCAATAAGAACATTATTAATCTTGATCAAGTATCAGATTATTTATATATGGCATGTGAATTATTAAGAATTAAATCTGATCTATCAATTCCCAACTTTGAAGACGAGAATAAGATTGATCTTAATAATGATGATGAACGAGATCGGATTGTTAAAAGAATTATTGAATATAAACGCTATTCAGAACTATTGCCATCTTTACAAAAGATGCAACTAGAAAGATTCTCATTGTTTGCTAAAGAAGAAGATGATTGGGACGTGTTTAAACTTACTAGTAATGATTTACTAGAAGCTCCATTACCAGATTATGTAAATCCCAAAAAGCTTAAAAAAGCAATGGAGCGAGTTTTTGAAAAACTCAAGATTAAAACGATTACCGAACACAAGATTGTAATTGAAGAATTATCAATCGAAGATGTTAAAGCTGAGATTCTAGCCATTATTAAAAAACTATTAAATGATCAATACGAGCGTTATGTTGATCTAGAAGAGATCTTTAGTCAGATCGATCCTAAGAAATTTACAATTCGTTATTTTGTTACTACCTTTGTTTGTTTATTGATGTTGGTACGTGAACAAAAGATTGATCTTTCTCAAAAACAAGATGATGAATCAATCTCTGCTTGTTTAGTTGATCCAGCTAAGATTGTTCAAACCCAAGAATCTATCCAAGAAGTAATTGAACGTCAACAACAAGATGAACTAGAATTAAAAGAATCAATGAAAAAACTGCAAGAAGAACGCAAACAAAGTTTTTTCAAGCAGCGTGAAGAATATCTTAAAAAGAAATATGGTGAGTATTATGTTTCTCGAGAAGATTATCATAAGTTAACACCAGAAGAAAAGATTAATATCAGAATCAATCAACGTAAGATTGATGAACAAGAAAAACTCAACAAAGCTAAAGCTCAAAATCTTTTAGATGAAAATAATGAGATCATCGATCTAAAAGCAAAAAAACCAAGTGCAAAACAAATCTTATATGAAGCAGATCTAATTGTCCAACAACTTGATGATCTGATTAATGACAAACAAGAAGACTATGATTCTGAAGCAAAACTAGAAGCCCTACACACTGGTTTAATCAAACTTGATGATGAAGATAATCAAGAAGTAAATAATATAGAAGAACAAAACGAATTAGAGTAA
- a CDS encoding lysophospholipid acyltransferase family protein yields MPLILRLLSFLIFPFVGIEFIIRYIIALIKASIYKNNGSIYTKENRFKTVYILACRIIFFKGLKIEIKNADLIPKKPVLFIGNHKSNIDPFVMIWLANHLKDITELTFVAKSELKKTSVGKIMSLIDVIFIDRNSIKQAAKATLDEVELLKNTSVCVFAEGTRIFSHTLGEFKPGAIKAAYKAFCPIVPFSLFNTQGRMETISDKDRPVEPGFKKAKTNKIYIEFLKPFKPIDYSRSESTFVINIIKELIQQTYQKQLAEFNKR; encoded by the coding sequence ATGCCACTAATTCTTCGTTTATTAAGTTTTTTAATCTTTCCCTTTGTTGGTATTGAATTCATTATTAGATATATTATTGCTTTAATTAAGGCTAGCATTTATAAGAATAATGGATCAATCTATACCAAAGAAAACCGCTTTAAGACTGTTTATATCTTAGCTTGTCGGATCATCTTTTTTAAAGGGTTAAAGATTGAAATCAAAAACGCAGATCTGATTCCCAAAAAACCAGTTTTGTTTATTGGGAATCACAAATCAAATATCGATCCATTTGTGATGATCTGATTAGCCAATCATCTCAAAGATATTACCGAACTTACCTTTGTTGCTAAGTCAGAACTTAAAAAAACATCAGTAGGTAAGATCATGTCACTAATTGATGTGATCTTTATTGATCGAAATAGTATCAAACAAGCTGCTAAAGCAACACTAGATGAAGTTGAGTTATTAAAAAACACTTCAGTTTGTGTTTTTGCTGAAGGGACAAGAATCTTCTCTCATACATTAGGTGAGTTTAAACCAGGTGCAATAAAAGCAGCTTATAAAGCCTTTTGTCCGATCGTTCCCTTTAGTTTATTTAACACCCAGGGAAGAATGGAAACTATTTCTGACAAAGATCGCCCAGTAGAACCTGGATTTAAAAAAGCTAAAACAAATAAGATCTACATTGAATTCTTAAAACCGTTCAAACCAATCGATTATTCAAGATCTGAATCGACGTTCGTCATTAATATCATTAAAGAGTTGATTCAACAAACTTATCAAAAACAATTAGCTGAATTCAATAAAAGATAA